A region of Chitinophaga horti DNA encodes the following proteins:
- a CDS encoding RagB/SusD family nutrient uptake outer membrane protein — MRFLKHIKLSSVAAGLCTTLLLSACNPDFFEIEDPSGIEDFQIWEDEGAIGLFLNRTYGLVMPQWPVLGSIHNTSDELNNANTAFLYGQLLENSVTDIGTSASITNNRYADVRRCNTAIEGINSSATLSEAARKTLKGQFFFLRGFSYFKFVRLYGGVPLVLKAQGQGDNDLAVPRAKTSECIAQIGADMDSAAAYLPAAWTGNDIGRATRAAALAVKAKAFLYWASPQFNPTNNTARWESAYTACKAAYDQGVADGYGLLANYGNIFFAEDNKEVLIVRKYNASKDMGNNVEHSTRPFSETITGGGSNQPTWNLVQAYLMKNGLPITHGSSGYNAIQFWKDRDPRFNATIAFNGDVWPLSGKAGRKQWSYKGVPDEAGGSIATGFYCKRLVNVSLTPTQAVYNSNSGGGSGIDWIEMRFAEVMLNLAEAANETGKMDEAKTMVREVRKRAGIVEGAFDYGLALATDVASMRSLLLNERQIEFAFEGMRNYDLRRTRNLGLLTARQSYILAPRSPYVAGTGNDATKIYLDRVGANGLKNRDTANLDNLAVYSAMFNAEINSLEGANTISLPDKYYVYPLPNTFTRTSVIQQTIGWSGGTFDPYQ; from the coding sequence ATGAGATTTTTGAAACATATTAAATTGTCATCGGTTGCCGCAGGCTTATGCACCACATTGCTGCTCTCTGCGTGTAATCCTGACTTCTTCGAAATTGAAGACCCGAGCGGTATTGAAGACTTCCAGATTTGGGAAGATGAAGGGGCTATCGGGCTTTTCCTTAACAGGACGTACGGCCTGGTCATGCCGCAGTGGCCTGTTCTCGGCAGTATTCATAATACTTCTGATGAACTGAATAATGCGAACACCGCGTTCTTGTACGGTCAGTTGCTGGAAAACTCTGTAACAGATATTGGTACATCGGCCAGTATTACCAATAACCGTTATGCAGATGTGCGCAGGTGTAATACGGCGATTGAAGGTATTAATAGCAGCGCCACTTTATCGGAAGCCGCGCGTAAAACGCTGAAGGGACAGTTTTTCTTCCTCAGAGGTTTCAGCTACTTTAAATTCGTTCGCCTCTATGGCGGTGTGCCATTGGTGTTAAAAGCACAAGGACAGGGCGATAACGATCTGGCAGTGCCACGTGCAAAGACAAGTGAATGTATTGCACAAATCGGTGCCGATATGGATTCTGCCGCTGCTTACCTGCCTGCTGCCTGGACCGGCAACGACATTGGTCGTGCTACCCGCGCCGCTGCGTTGGCGGTAAAGGCCAAAGCCTTCCTGTACTGGGCCAGCCCGCAATTCAACCCGACCAATAACACCGCTCGTTGGGAATCAGCTTATACCGCCTGTAAAGCGGCCTATGACCAGGGCGTTGCCGACGGTTACGGCTTGCTGGCGAACTATGGTAATATTTTCTTTGCCGAGGATAATAAAGAAGTGCTGATTGTACGTAAATACAACGCCTCCAAAGATATGGGCAACAACGTAGAACATTCTACGCGTCCGTTCTCTGAAACTATTACAGGCGGCGGGTCTAATCAGCCTACCTGGAACCTTGTACAGGCGTACCTGATGAAGAACGGTTTACCGATCACGCACGGCAGCTCTGGCTACAACGCCATACAGTTCTGGAAGGACAGGGACCCGCGTTTTAATGCGACAATAGCCTTTAACGGCGATGTGTGGCCGTTAAGCGGAAAAGCAGGCCGCAAACAATGGTCTTACAAAGGTGTGCCTGACGAAGCAGGTGGCTCTATCGCTACCGGATTTTATTGTAAACGCCTGGTGAATGTGTCCTTAACACCTACGCAGGCTGTATATAACTCCAACTCCGGCGGCGGCAGCGGCATCGACTGGATCGAGATGCGTTTTGCAGAGGTAATGCTCAACCTGGCCGAAGCGGCCAATGAAACCGGCAAGATGGACGAGGCTAAAACCATGGTACGCGAAGTACGCAAACGTGCAGGCATCGTGGAAGGCGCTTTCGACTACGGCCTGGCGCTCGCCACAGATGTAGCCAGCATGCGTAGCCTGTTACTGAACGAACGCCAGATCGAGTTTGCGTTCGAAGGTATGCGCAATTATGACCTCCGCCGCACGCGTAATCTCGGCTTACTCACGGCTCGTCAGTCCTATATTCTTGCGCCACGGTCACCATATGTAGCCGGCACAGGTAATGATGCTACCAAAATTTACCTGGACAGGGTAGGGGCAAACGGCCTGAAGAACAGGGATACAGCTAATCTGGACAACCTGGCCGTTTATTCAGCTATGTTCAACGCAGAGATCAATTCCCTGGAAGGCGCCAATACCATCAGCCTGCCTGATAAATATTACGTGTATCCATTACCGAACACCTTTACACGTACTTCCGTAATCCAGCAAACCATCGGATGGTCTGGCGGCACCTTTGATCCGTATCAATAA
- a CDS encoding DUF6298 domain-containing protein gives MVRILSEWRRIGGLTLIAGCCLLQPVASYAQKKPKPIPPLSFANGKLQYAPDSLGNRIPDFSWCGYKAGETTIPDVPVKVTVPVKPGDATSRIQAAIDYVSRLPLSKEGWRGAVLLAAGDFEVTGSLSLHTSGVILRGSGSQTTLHATGKHRETVISILGKDDRVVQRAVEITDVYVPVNANRISLRDARVFKKGDQVIITRPCTAEWIAALGTDHFGGGIASLGWKPGQRTLNWVRTVTAADGQAVTFDAPVTTALSQAYGGATIAAFTWQGRVTNCGVENLQIVSAYDRNNPKDEDHRWMAIIIDNAADAWVRQVRFAHFAGSAVAVYGNASRVTVEDCISQQPVSEIGGERRNTFFTAGQQTLFQRCYAENGIHDFATGFCAPGPNAFVQCEAKQPYSFSGGIDSWSAGVLYDVVNVDGNAISLMNRGQDGQGAGWNNANSVLWNCSAARIDCYMPPTAQNWSFGSWSQFSGNGYWGESNNSIEPRSLYYAQLNERTGRTGDRELMEVPTEASSSPSVETAAKLAALAVTPANTLLQFISEAPSRHQIPITGDAKTIDQLSSIPDKRGQPKTSKLLQLQHGRLLAAKTLVTGSRQSVPWWNGSARPYALQKSAPALTRFVPGRTGTGLTDDLHAVADTMLARHVAAIEQNYGLWYDRRRDDHERIRRIDGDVWTPFYELPFARSGKDTAWDGLSKYDLTKYNDWYWRRLQQFAGLADEKGLVLVHQQYFQHNILEAGAHYADFPWRTANNINNVGFPEPVPYAGDKRIFMDEQFYDTAHAIRSQLHQSYIRQCLNNFAGNHNVIQLIGEEFTGPLHFVQFWLNIAAAWEKETGNDALIGLSTTKDVQDAILNDKRYAASVDVIDIRYWYYQADGSAYAPQGGQHLAPRQHARLLKPKSTSAQQVYRAVLEYTSRFPEKAVIYSANDWDKHGWAVLMAGGSLPAVKVKDEAFLQAAATMRPVNAEGQWILENVQTGLIVYPLSGNEVKADLSDYSGKFSVQWISSGSGEIKHVKQTAQGGKVASFTPPGGGNWVLWLKKV, from the coding sequence ATGGTCCGTATACTATCCGAATGGCGCCGCATTGGCGGGTTAACGTTGATAGCAGGCTGCTGCCTGTTACAGCCAGTAGCCAGCTATGCCCAAAAGAAACCGAAACCGATACCACCGCTATCTTTCGCGAACGGTAAACTACAATACGCGCCCGACTCCCTGGGCAACCGCATCCCTGACTTTTCGTGGTGCGGCTACAAAGCAGGAGAAACGACAATTCCGGATGTGCCGGTAAAGGTAACAGTACCTGTTAAACCAGGCGACGCTACTTCCCGTATACAGGCGGCCATTGACTATGTGAGCCGGCTGCCTTTGTCCAAAGAGGGATGGCGCGGGGCTGTATTACTGGCTGCTGGCGACTTTGAAGTGACAGGCAGCCTGTCCTTACACACCTCCGGCGTCATCCTGCGCGGCAGCGGTTCGCAGACCACACTGCACGCCACCGGCAAACATCGCGAAACAGTGATCAGCATCCTGGGAAAGGATGATCGTGTTGTTCAGCGTGCCGTGGAAATAACGGATGTTTACGTGCCGGTGAACGCCAATCGTATCTCTTTGCGCGATGCACGTGTCTTTAAGAAAGGCGACCAGGTAATCATTACACGCCCCTGTACAGCCGAATGGATTGCCGCGCTAGGTACCGATCATTTTGGTGGAGGAATCGCCTCGCTCGGCTGGAAACCCGGTCAGCGCACACTTAACTGGGTGCGTACCGTTACAGCGGCGGACGGGCAGGCGGTTACGTTTGATGCGCCTGTCACAACTGCTTTGTCACAAGCCTATGGGGGCGCTACTATAGCGGCTTTCACGTGGCAGGGGCGTGTTACGAATTGCGGTGTAGAAAACCTGCAAATCGTATCCGCCTATGACCGCAACAACCCGAAAGATGAAGACCACCGCTGGATGGCCATCATCATCGACAATGCAGCAGATGCGTGGGTTCGGCAGGTGCGTTTCGCACACTTTGCCGGCAGTGCGGTGGCTGTCTACGGGAATGCCTCACGGGTGACGGTCGAAGACTGCATCTCCCAACAGCCTGTTTCGGAAATCGGCGGAGAGCGTCGGAATACTTTCTTTACTGCCGGACAGCAAACGCTTTTCCAACGCTGTTATGCAGAAAACGGCATACATGATTTCGCGACTGGCTTTTGTGCACCAGGTCCGAATGCTTTCGTGCAGTGCGAAGCTAAACAGCCTTACAGTTTTAGTGGCGGCATCGACAGCTGGTCGGCCGGTGTGTTGTATGATGTAGTGAACGTAGACGGCAATGCGATCAGCCTGATGAATCGCGGCCAGGACGGACAAGGGGCAGGATGGAACAATGCGAACAGCGTGTTATGGAATTGCAGCGCTGCCCGTATCGATTGTTACATGCCGCCTACCGCGCAAAACTGGTCGTTCGGCAGCTGGAGCCAGTTTTCAGGAAATGGTTACTGGGGAGAATCCAATAACAGCATTGAGCCGCGCAGCCTGTATTATGCACAATTAAATGAACGTACGGGACGAACAGGCGACCGTGAACTAATGGAAGTACCGACGGAAGCGAGCAGTAGCCCTTCCGTGGAAACAGCCGCCAAACTGGCCGCGCTCGCTGTCACACCAGCAAATACACTCTTACAATTTATCTCCGAAGCCCCATCGCGTCATCAAATCCCCATTACGGGCGACGCTAAAACTATTGATCAACTTTCATCCATTCCAGATAAAAGAGGGCAGCCGAAAACAAGTAAGCTGCTGCAATTACAACACGGCCGCCTGCTCGCGGCCAAAACTTTGGTAACAGGCAGCCGGCAAAGCGTTCCGTGGTGGAATGGCAGCGCCAGGCCATACGCACTCCAGAAAAGCGCCCCCGCACTCACTCGTTTCGTACCCGGCAGAACAGGTACCGGTCTGACAGATGACCTCCACGCCGTCGCCGATACGATGCTCGCCCGCCACGTGGCAGCCATCGAACAAAACTACGGGCTTTGGTACGACCGCCGCCGCGACGATCATGAACGCATTCGTCGTATAGACGGCGACGTATGGACGCCGTTTTACGAACTGCCCTTCGCGCGCAGCGGCAAAGACACTGCCTGGGATGGATTGAGCAAGTATGACCTGACAAAGTACAACGATTGGTACTGGCGTCGCCTGCAACAGTTCGCCGGCCTGGCTGATGAGAAAGGCCTCGTATTGGTGCATCAGCAGTACTTCCAGCACAACATACTGGAAGCGGGCGCTCACTATGCCGACTTCCCCTGGCGCACGGCCAACAACATCAACAACGTCGGCTTCCCGGAACCGGTGCCGTACGCAGGTGACAAGCGCATTTTTATGGACGAACAGTTCTATGATACAGCGCACGCCATCCGCAGTCAGTTGCACCAATCCTACATCCGCCAGTGCCTGAACAATTTTGCGGGCAACCACAACGTGATCCAGCTGATCGGCGAGGAGTTTACAGGCCCTTTGCATTTCGTGCAGTTTTGGTTGAACATCGCCGCTGCATGGGAAAAAGAAACGGGCAATGATGCATTGATCGGACTGAGTACGACGAAGGATGTGCAGGATGCCATATTGAACGATAAACGATACGCCGCGTCGGTGGATGTCATCGACATCCGCTACTGGTATTACCAGGCAGATGGCTCGGCTTATGCACCACAGGGCGGGCAGCATCTTGCGCCCAGGCAGCATGCACGGTTACTGAAGCCCAAAAGCACGTCGGCGCAGCAGGTGTACCGCGCGGTACTGGAATATACAAGCCGCTTCCCCGAAAAGGCCGTCATCTATTCCGCCAATGACTGGGATAAACACGGCTGGGCCGTATTAATGGCCGGTGGCTCGCTACCGGCTGTTAAAGTGAAAGACGAAGCCTTCCTGCAGGCGGCGGCCACAATGCGCCCGGTGAATGCGGAAGGACAGTGGATATTGGAGAACGTGCAAACAGGCCTTATTGTTTACCCGCTTTCCGGGAACGAGGTAAAGGCAGATCTATCAGACTACTCCGGGAAGTTTAGTGTGCAATGGATCAGCAGTGGTTCCGGCGAAATTAAACATGTAAAGCAAACGGCCCAGGGTGGAAAAGTGGCCTC
- a CDS encoding SusC/RagA family TonB-linked outer membrane protein, with protein sequence MRHFSLLMLLLTMVCAVPAMAQERTVTGTITDQKTGKGLEGVTIRVKNSTTATFSVADGKFSIKASSSESVLSFSHVGYGVYEIKAANAPAVIALVPLDRAVGEVIVVGYGTKSKRDVLGAIANVKGSEVEDLPVANLGSALVNRLPGVSVNFSSGKPGSTTNINIRNSITFPGTLSATTQPLYVVDGIIVNPITFSQSPNPDFFENLDASQIEDITFLKDASAAVYGAAGAKGVVLITTKKGKIGKPKITYNGYFGQTNESVKTKTMTAYEHAKMLNDGFELNNSAYSNYFAPADLEKLKAMPDRDWHDEFWNAGKIMRHVLNVSGGSERITFFAGGSYYKEKGNYGGIEAEKYSIRASVDAKIIDGLTANLSFSSDLNREERGTLKGANGETDDQTIRALYLTPKWVPTSVNGLPVAFNGPNPPGNWSILGLFNSGNYTRGKSQGLSTNASLEYKPTWLKGLSAKVQFGLLNRNNADKQYYPPYRVANVVNAGYSNNGLLYSDSINANTPWTTIQNNNQLSEGSTIGNSYQLIGTLNYNRSIGKHDISVMFAGDQMEAQSRNIFLTKNQQLVSGVDEFWAFSNDPTTVGSLTDIIRNPQFSQSKKRSFISRAGYNFDDKYLFEFVGRFDASSNFAPDHRWGFFPTVGLGWRISQEAFFMDNVRFIDDLKLRATWGIVGEDRVANKTYVNRFTQTGGILFGNAFTNGLDPNLYPNPEATWEKARTINVGFDLALLKNKLTLTADIYNRYTYDAFNSLDVSVVPMSSGLITAVKNYGKVEAWGAEFALGYRSNIGRDWGISADVNFAFTNSTILQQYYNPSVLGLFGSEALGIPIGLDPRRYNGNNFGYISTGILRSQAEVDALLKENPNYMIDGKKPQVGYMTFKDVNGDGKIDDNDVTLMYDRTTPVVGFGITLGATYKSFRLQTNLNLSVGGKTFYDSEARKVPTNNQNALKFWNDHWTPENPNAKYPRADAPLAKENSTFWALNATQCRINNAVLSYSLPKEFVTRHKIPDLRVMLTGTNLWNIINPFDYKDPYTTNFANYPTLRTISIGVGASL encoded by the coding sequence ATGCGACACTTTTCACTTTTAATGCTGCTATTAACAATGGTATGCGCTGTGCCTGCAATGGCGCAGGAGCGGACCGTTACCGGTACCATCACTGACCAGAAAACCGGTAAAGGGCTGGAAGGGGTGACTATCAGAGTAAAAAATAGCACGACCGCGACCTTTTCGGTGGCGGACGGTAAATTTTCCATTAAAGCATCGTCATCCGAGTCGGTGCTGAGCTTTTCCCACGTAGGATACGGCGTATACGAGATCAAAGCGGCCAATGCACCTGCAGTGATCGCACTCGTGCCGCTGGACCGCGCAGTGGGAGAGGTAATCGTAGTAGGTTACGGTACCAAAAGTAAACGTGATGTACTGGGTGCTATCGCCAACGTAAAAGGCTCCGAAGTGGAAGACCTGCCCGTGGCCAACCTCGGTTCGGCCCTGGTGAACAGGCTGCCGGGCGTTAGCGTGAACTTTAGTTCCGGTAAACCTGGTTCTACCACGAACATCAACATCCGTAACTCCATCACCTTCCCCGGAACGCTGTCGGCCACCACACAGCCGCTTTATGTAGTGGACGGTATCATCGTAAACCCTATCACCTTTTCGCAGTCACCCAATCCCGACTTTTTCGAGAACCTGGATGCCAGCCAGATTGAAGACATTACTTTCCTGAAAGATGCATCCGCCGCCGTTTACGGTGCTGCGGGCGCCAAGGGTGTGGTGTTGATCACCACCAAAAAAGGAAAGATCGGTAAACCGAAAATTACGTACAACGGCTATTTCGGGCAGACCAACGAATCGGTAAAAACAAAAACGATGACCGCGTACGAGCATGCAAAAATGCTGAACGACGGTTTCGAACTGAATAACTCCGCTTACAGCAACTATTTTGCCCCGGCCGACCTGGAAAAACTGAAGGCCATGCCCGACCGCGACTGGCACGACGAGTTCTGGAATGCCGGTAAGATCATGCGCCACGTACTGAACGTGTCCGGCGGTTCTGAAAGGATCACCTTCTTCGCCGGCGGCAGCTATTATAAAGAGAAAGGTAACTATGGCGGCATTGAAGCCGAGAAATACAGCATTCGCGCCTCGGTAGATGCGAAGATTATCGACGGTTTGACCGCTAACCTCAGCTTCTCCTCGGACCTGAACCGCGAAGAGCGTGGTACCCTGAAAGGAGCGAACGGTGAAACAGACGATCAGACCATTCGCGCATTGTACCTGACGCCCAAATGGGTGCCAACTTCCGTGAACGGTTTGCCTGTGGCATTCAACGGACCTAACCCTCCGGGCAACTGGAGCATCCTGGGACTGTTCAATTCCGGTAACTATACCCGCGGTAAGTCGCAGGGGCTTAGCACCAATGCATCGTTGGAATATAAACCTACCTGGCTGAAAGGCTTGTCAGCAAAAGTACAGTTCGGCCTGCTGAACCGTAACAATGCCGACAAACAGTACTATCCGCCCTACCGCGTAGCCAACGTCGTAAATGCCGGTTACAGCAACAACGGTTTGTTGTACTCCGATTCCATCAATGCTAATACGCCCTGGACCACGATTCAGAACAACAACCAGCTGTCTGAGGGATCAACTATTGGTAACAGCTACCAGCTGATCGGTACCCTTAACTACAACCGCAGCATCGGTAAACATGATATCAGCGTGATGTTTGCGGGCGACCAGATGGAAGCACAGAGCCGTAACATCTTCCTGACGAAAAACCAGCAACTGGTGAGCGGGGTAGACGAGTTCTGGGCATTCAGCAATGATCCTACCACGGTAGGTTCACTGACGGACATAATTCGTAATCCGCAATTCAGCCAGTCAAAGAAACGTTCTTTCATCAGCCGCGCGGGTTACAACTTCGACGATAAATACCTGTTCGAGTTTGTAGGTCGCTTCGATGCGTCGTCCAACTTCGCGCCCGATCACCGCTGGGGCTTTTTTCCGACTGTGGGATTGGGCTGGCGCATCAGCCAGGAAGCGTTTTTCATGGATAATGTGCGGTTTATCGACGACCTGAAACTGCGTGCTACCTGGGGTATTGTGGGTGAAGACCGCGTGGCAAACAAAACCTACGTAAACCGCTTTACTCAAACCGGTGGTATCCTGTTCGGTAACGCCTTTACCAACGGCCTGGACCCGAACCTGTATCCTAACCCGGAAGCTACCTGGGAAAAGGCGCGCACCATTAACGTAGGCTTCGACCTGGCTTTGCTCAAGAACAAACTGACCCTCACAGCCGATATTTACAATCGTTACACTTACGACGCCTTCAATTCACTCGACGTGAGCGTGGTGCCCATGAGCTCCGGCCTGATCACCGCGGTGAAAAACTATGGTAAAGTAGAAGCATGGGGGGCGGAGTTTGCACTGGGCTATCGTTCCAACATCGGTCGCGATTGGGGCATTAGTGCCGACGTGAACTTTGCGTTTACGAATAGCACTATCCTGCAGCAATATTATAACCCGAGCGTATTAGGCCTGTTCGGTTCTGAAGCACTGGGTATTCCCATCGGTTTGGATCCACGCCGCTACAATGGCAATAACTTCGGCTACATTTCTACTGGTATTCTCCGGTCGCAGGCAGAAGTGGACGCTCTGTTAAAGGAGAATCCGAACTACATGATCGATGGCAAGAAACCACAGGTAGGATATATGACCTTTAAAGACGTGAATGGTGATGGTAAAATCGATGATAATGACGTAACGCTGATGTACGATCGTACTACGCCGGTCGTTGGATTTGGTATCACCCTCGGCGCTACCTATAAATCATTCCGCTTACAAACCAACCTTAACTTGTCAGTGGGTGGTAAAACCTTCTACGACAGTGAGGCGCGTAAAGTGCCTACCAACAACCAGAATGCGCTGAAGTTCTGGAACGATCACTGGACGCCGGAAAACCCAAATGCGAAGTATCCAAGGGCAGATGCACCGCTGGCGAAGGAGAATTCAACCTTCTGGGCGCTGAATGCTACACAGTGCCGTATCAACAATGCTGTATTGTCATACTCATTACCAAAGGAGTTTGTGACCAGGCATAAAATTCCAGATCTGCGGGTGATGCTGACGGGCACTAACTTATGGAACATTATCAATCCATTCGATTATAAAGATCCATACACCACCAACTTCGCCAACTACCCGACACTGAGAACGATTTCTATCGGTGTTGGTGCAAGCCTCTAA
- a CDS encoding polysaccharide lyase encodes MTTVSLCVASNVFAQYPQIPSEVQRSADSLMKAANAHSDSAWVAAWPIIDAEAKNGRPFIPWASRVDELPQASIPAFKGAEGGGKFSFGGRGGKVYVVTNLNDDGPGSLRRACEQGGARTIVFNVAGIIRLKTPLIIRAPYITIAGQTAPGDGVCVAGESVWINTHDVIIRFMRFRRGETWVGRRDDAIGGNPIGNIMIDHVSATWGLDENMSMYRHMYNDSTGKIEDKFPTVNITIQNSIFGEALDTWNHAFGSTLGGENCTFMRNLWANNAGRNPSVGWNGVFNFVNNVVFNWVHRSIDGGDYRAQFNIINNYFKPGPATPKNNVGHRILKPESGRSKLKYKVYGRAYVAGNIMEGYPEITKDNWNGGVQVEEEKNTGEYLQRIRWTQPLPMAPVTVLSAEAAKTYVLANAGAILPKRDAVDTRIVKQVSTGKIEIDPSVKAPETQFKHRRLPLDSYKIGIITDINQVGGYPDYKGTPYKDSDNDGLPDDYEKKKGLNPNNSADAAEYSKSRSGYTNIEEYLDSVVPLAKVKP; translated from the coding sequence ATGACAACTGTAAGCTTATGTGTTGCGTCGAATGTATTTGCACAATATCCTCAGATTCCCAGTGAGGTGCAGCGGTCGGCTGATTCTCTGATGAAGGCGGCGAACGCGCATTCTGATTCTGCCTGGGTAGCCGCCTGGCCGATTATTGACGCCGAAGCTAAAAATGGCCGGCCCTTTATTCCCTGGGCTTCGCGGGTGGATGAGTTGCCGCAGGCATCGATCCCCGCATTTAAAGGCGCAGAAGGTGGCGGTAAATTTTCATTCGGCGGACGTGGCGGTAAAGTATACGTAGTAACGAACCTGAACGACGACGGACCGGGAAGTTTGCGCCGGGCCTGTGAACAAGGCGGCGCCAGAACAATCGTATTCAACGTGGCCGGTATTATCCGGCTGAAAACGCCGCTGATCATCCGGGCACCTTACATCACCATTGCCGGACAAACCGCTCCGGGCGACGGGGTATGTGTAGCGGGAGAAAGCGTGTGGATCAATACCCATGACGTAATCATCCGGTTTATGCGCTTCCGTCGCGGCGAAACATGGGTAGGTCGCAGGGACGATGCCATCGGCGGTAATCCTATCGGCAACATCATGATCGACCATGTAAGCGCAACCTGGGGGCTGGATGAAAACATGAGTATGTATCGGCACATGTATAACGACAGCACCGGTAAGATCGAAGATAAGTTTCCGACCGTGAATATCACCATCCAGAACTCCATTTTCGGCGAAGCACTCGATACCTGGAACCACGCTTTCGGCAGCACCCTCGGTGGGGAGAACTGCACGTTTATGCGCAACCTCTGGGCGAATAACGCTGGTCGTAATCCATCCGTAGGCTGGAATGGCGTATTCAATTTTGTAAACAACGTAGTGTTTAACTGGGTGCATCGCAGTATAGACGGCGGTGATTACCGGGCACAATTCAACATCATCAATAACTATTTTAAACCAGGTCCGGCCACGCCTAAAAACAATGTAGGCCACCGCATCCTGAAGCCGGAAAGCGGCCGCAGTAAACTGAAGTACAAGGTGTACGGCAGGGCATATGTAGCAGGCAATATCATGGAAGGTTACCCGGAGATTACGAAGGATAATTGGAACGGTGGGGTGCAGGTAGAGGAAGAGAAGAATACGGGCGAGTACCTGCAACGCATCCGCTGGACGCAACCTTTGCCAATGGCACCGGTAACCGTCCTAAGCGCCGAGGCAGCGAAAACCTATGTGCTGGCCAACGCCGGGGCGATACTGCCAAAGCGGGATGCAGTAGATACCAGGATCGTGAAACAGGTAAGCACCGGCAAGATAGAGATCGACCCGTCAGTAAAAGCGCCGGAAACACAATTTAAACACCGCCGTTTACCACTTGATTCTTATAAGATCGGGATAATTACCGATATTAACCAGGTGGGCGGTTATCCTGATTACAAAGGAACGCCTTACAAGGACAGCGACAACGACGGCTTACCCGACGATTACGAGAAAAAGAAAGGCCTCAATCCTAACAACAGTGCGGATGCAGCCGAGTATTCCAAATCCCGTTCGGGGTATACCAACATCGAAGAGTATCTCGATAGTGTAGTGCCGCTGGCCAAAGTGAAACCGTAA
- a CDS encoding DUF3826 domain-containing protein, with amino-acid sequence MKKLLRDQVRAVAAVTKRRLFATDILLDHFSASSVRGFLLLAMAFLPLRAFCQDDAAYVKVATERSEKIVKNLGITDSVQYRQVLNEIVHQYVNLKAVHAQYEAKENNGRAAALSTLHQQFIKGLRQHLNDRQLEQVKDGMTYSVLPKTYTAFQEMIPALTAKQKERIYTWLVEARELAMDEGSSDDKHKMFGKYKGRINNYLSAEGYDLKKETAAWQQRIKEQQNKK; translated from the coding sequence ATGAAAAAGTTACTGCGTGATCAGGTTCGGGCCGTTGCGGCCGTTACTAAACGTCGGCTTTTCGCTACTGACATCCTGTTGGACCATTTTTCTGCCAGTTCTGTGCGGGGATTTCTCTTATTGGCAATGGCGTTTCTTCCGCTCCGGGCTTTTTGCCAGGACGATGCCGCTTATGTGAAGGTAGCCACCGAACGGTCGGAAAAGATCGTGAAGAATCTGGGTATTACAGACAGCGTGCAGTACAGGCAGGTTTTAAACGAAATTGTCCATCAATACGTAAATCTGAAGGCAGTGCATGCGCAGTACGAAGCGAAAGAGAACAATGGACGGGCAGCCGCGTTATCTACTTTACACCAACAGTTCATCAAAGGATTACGACAACATTTGAATGACAGGCAACTCGAACAGGTAAAAGATGGTATGACTTACAGCGTGCTGCCTAAAACCTACACCGCCTTCCAGGAGATGATTCCTGCGCTCACCGCGAAACAAAAGGAACGTATTTACACCTGGCTGGTAGAGGCGCGGGAGCTGGCAATGGACGAAGGCTCATCGGACGATAAGCATAAAATGTTCGGGAAGTATAAAGGGCGCATCAACAATTATTTATCGGCCGAAGGATACGATCTCAAAAAGGAAACGGCCGCCTGGCAACAGCGAATTAAAGAACAGCAGAACAAAAAATAG